Proteins from one Acetoanaerobium noterae genomic window:
- the atoD gene encoding acetate CoA-transferase subunit alpha translates to MNKIVSLDFAMDHVKDGMTLMIGGFLGVGTPEIFIDELIKREIKDLTIIANDTSFVDKGLGRLIESKQVKKVIASHIGTNPETGRQMNEKEMEVELVPQGTLAERVRSGGTGLGGVLTPTGLGTMVEEGKQKIEVDGVTYLLETALRADVALLLGHKVDKKGNTLYDKSARNFNPLMAMAADTVIMLAENLVEVGDIDAEHIITPGILVDYIVKGE, encoded by the coding sequence ATGAATAAAATTGTATCACTTGATTTTGCCATGGATCATGTAAAAGACGGGATGACTCTTATGATTGGCGGATTTCTTGGTGTAGGCACACCAGAGATATTTATAGATGAGCTGATTAAAAGAGAGATAAAGGATTTAACTATTATTGCAAATGATACTTCATTCGTGGATAAAGGTCTAGGAAGGCTTATAGAAAGCAAACAGGTTAAAAAAGTAATTGCATCACATATAGGCACAAATCCAGAGACTGGAAGACAAATGAATGAAAAAGAAATGGAAGTTGAGCTAGTTCCTCAGGGAACTCTTGCTGAGAGAGTGAGAAGTGGAGGAACTGGACTCGGTGGAGTTCTTACTCCTACAGGTCTTGGAACAATGGTAGAAGAAGGTAAGCAAAAAATAGAAGTTGATGGAGTTACTTATTTGTTAGAAACAGCACTTAGGGCAGATGTTGCTTTATTGCTTGGACATAAAGTTGATAAAAAAGGAAATACTCTTTACGACAAATCTGCAAGAAACTTTAATCCGCTTATGGCTATGGCAGCAGATACAGTTATTATGCTGGCAGAAAACCTTGTTGAGGTTGGAGATATTGATGCAGAACATATTATAACACCAGGAATACTTGTTGATTATATCGTTAAGGGGGAATAA
- a CDS encoding DUF6873 family GME fold protein, with the protein MYSIEKKPDALLVDYRLPAGMKNKIESFGIEIVETVAHPNLYEAVKGHPDLMGCPLKNITIIEPYLYSKKYKDFERFSTQIGATLIEKKYPNHIKYNVATFGRHALGYFKYVDKAIVSVLESLNISLINTKQGYSKCSTLILDSNNLVTSDISIFKAINEIYGMNIAMINSGDIILEGFEYGFIGGASSLIDNKKVAFMGSLEHYNNGKAIINVLNSLEIDAVFLANSKLQDYGSMVPLYLK; encoded by the coding sequence ATGTACAGTATCGAAAAGAAACCAGATGCACTATTGGTAGATTATAGACTTCCGGCTGGAATGAAAAATAAAATAGAATCATTTGGTATAGAAATAGTAGAAACTGTAGCTCACCCTAACTTATATGAAGCTGTTAAAGGACACCCTGATTTGATGGGGTGTCCTTTAAAGAATATTACTATTATAGAGCCATATCTTTATAGCAAAAAATATAAAGATTTTGAAAGATTTTCTACACAGATTGGAGCTACATTAATAGAAAAAAAGTATCCCAATCACATTAAATACAATGTTGCTACTTTTGGAAGGCATGCTCTAGGTTATTTTAAATACGTGGACAAAGCGATTGTAAGCGTTTTAGAAAGCTTAAACATATCACTTATTAATACTAAGCAAGGATATAGCAAATGTTCAACTCTGATACTAGATTCTAATAATTTAGTTACATCGGATATTTCAATATTTAAGGCAATAAATGAAATATATGGCATGAATATTGCTATGATTAATAGTGGAGATATAATATTAGAAGGCTTTGAGTATGGGTTTATTGGAGGAGCTAGTTCATTAATTGATAATAAAAAAGTTGCTTTCATGGGAAGCTTAGAACATTATAATAATGGAAAAGCTATTATAAACGTCTTAAATTCCTTAGAAATCGATGCAGTTTTTTTAGCGAATTCAAAACTGCAGGATTACGGAAGTATGGTTCCTCTTTATTTAAAATAA
- a CDS encoding 3-oxoacid CoA-transferase subunit B, with amino-acid sequence MSREIIAKRVAKELHDGDVVNLGIGMPTLVANYVSDDIDVVFQSENGFVGLGPAPAQGEEIPNLVNAGAQPVSIKKGGVFFDSAMSFGIIRGGHVDVTVLGALQVDEKGNLANWMIPGKMVPGMGGAMDLVVGAKKVIVAMEHTAKGKHKILKNCNLPLTAKAQVNLIVTEMGVMEVTENGLLLKEIAKDITVEQIQEATEATLIIDKNLKVMEA; translated from the coding sequence ATGTCAAGAGAGATAATTGCAAAAAGAGTAGCTAAGGAATTACACGATGGAGATGTAGTTAACCTAGGTATTGGAATGCCTACATTAGTTGCAAATTATGTAAGTGATGATATAGATGTTGTTTTTCAATCAGAAAATGGATTTGTTGGTCTTGGACCTGCACCAGCACAGGGAGAAGAAATACCTAATCTAGTAAATGCGGGAGCTCAGCCAGTTAGTATTAAAAAAGGCGGAGTATTTTTCGATTCAGCGATGTCTTTTGGAATAATTAGAGGTGGTCATGTAGATGTAACTGTTCTTGGAGCACTTCAAGTTGATGAAAAAGGAAATCTTGCAAATTGGATGATCCCAGGGAAAATGGTTCCAGGTATGGGTGGAGCCATGGATTTAGTAGTAGGAGCAAAAAAAGTAATTGTTGCTATGGAGCATACAGCAAAAGGCAAGCACAAAATTCTAAAAAACTGTAATCTTCCTCTTACAGCCAAAGCTCAGGTTAACTTAATTGTAACTGAGATGGGCGTAATGGAAGTTACTGAAAATGGATTATTACTAAAAGAAATAGCTAAGGACATTACAGTAGAGCAGATTCAAGAAGCAACTGAAGCAACTCTAATTATTGATAAAAATTTAAAGGTTATGGAAGCATAA
- the rplT gene encoding 50S ribosomal protein L20, producing the protein MARVKKALNARKKHKKILKLAKGFRGGRSKLFRPANAFVMKALKHAYSGRKLKKRDFRQMWIARINAGTRMHGLSYSRFMNGLKISGINLNRKMLSEMAINDPQGFENLVNTAKKALNA; encoded by the coding sequence ATGGCAAGAGTTAAAAAGGCACTTAATGCAAGAAAAAAACATAAAAAAATACTTAAGCTAGCAAAAGGATTCAGAGGTGGAAGAAGTAAACTTTTCAGACCTGCTAATGCTTTTGTAATGAAGGCTCTTAAGCATGCATATTCTGGAAGAAAGTTAAAGAAAAGAGATTTCAGACAGATGTGGATAGCTAGAATAAATGCAGGAACAAGAATGCATGGATTAAGCTACTCAAGATTTATGAATGGTCTTAAAATTTCAGGAATCAACTTAAATAGAAAAATGTTATCTGAAATGGCTATAAATGATCCTCAAGGTTTTGAGAACCTTGTTAATACAGCAAAAAAAGCTTTAAATGCATAA
- the rpmI gene encoding 50S ribosomal protein L35, with product MPKMKTHRGAAKRFKVTGSGKLKRSKAFTSHILTKKSAKTKRKLRQSGIVTKGDQSRMAQLLPYL from the coding sequence ATGCCTAAAATGAAAACTCATAGAGGAGCCGCAAAAAGATTCAAGGTTACTGGCTCTGGGAAATTAAAAAGAAGCAAAGCTTTTACTAGCCACATCTTAACAAAAAAATCTGCTAAAACAAAAAGAAAACTTAGACAAAGTGGTATTGTAACTAAAGGTGACCAAAGCAGAATGGCACAATTACTACCATACCTATAA
- the infC gene encoding translation initiation factor IF-3, translating into MIIKEQQINEQIRDKELRVIDEDGTQLGILSAKEAQNLATQKNLDLVKISPNANPPVCKIMDFGKFKYEMAKKEKESKKKQKVVVIKEVRLRPSIEEHDLSTKAKMAYKFLENGDKVKVSVRFRGRELGHKEIGVEVINKFIDLVKEVGTPDKAPRLEGNTMIVMLDPKKN; encoded by the coding sequence ATGATTATTAAGGAACAACAAATCAATGAGCAAATTCGCGACAAAGAATTACGTGTTATCGATGAAGATGGTACTCAGCTTGGTATACTGTCAGCTAAAGAAGCTCAGAATTTGGCTACACAGAAAAACTTGGATTTAGTAAAAATTTCACCAAATGCAAATCCACCAGTTTGTAAAATTATGGATTTTGGCAAATTTAAGTACGAAATGGCCAAAAAAGAAAAAGAATCAAAGAAAAAACAAAAGGTAGTTGTAATCAAAGAGGTAAGACTTAGACCCTCTATTGAAGAGCATGATTTATCTACTAAAGCTAAAATGGCTTATAAATTCTTAGAAAACGGAGACAAAGTTAAAGTGTCTGTACGTTTTAGAGGTAGAGAATTAGGACATAAAGAAATAGGGGTTGAAGTAATAAATAAGTTTATTGATCTAGTTAAAGAAGTAGGAACACCTGATAAGGCTCCACGCCTTGAAGGAAATACTATGATTGTTATGCTAGACCCTAAAAAAAATTAG
- a CDS encoding GNAT family N-acetyltransferase, producing the protein MFIKYEELLLNSKPAAFTTLYEGLIINYAGINQFTKSIHPLYDRKNNIHERIASVEAILANYNQIPEYRIVFQKDYQEFDEELFRNGYERSGHGTVKMIDIKPLQNELFTFANFIQNGVFIEEEIKDFWIDDFSYLMNYSQVEDKIFRDSIKRLIVPCSTFTLIEENTLIGQAYATFQENYMIINSIVINKKTRNLSYGKRLLMSMLSYALKRGAEIAIADVDYLDTAGNKLFDKVKFEDIYGYCYRIKRITK; encoded by the coding sequence ATGTTTATAAAATATGAAGAGCTGCTCCTTAATTCAAAGCCAGCAGCATTTACAACATTATATGAAGGCTTAATTATAAACTATGCAGGGATAAACCAGTTTACTAAGAGTATTCACCCTTTATATGATAGGAAGAATAATATTCATGAGAGAATTGCTAGTGTTGAGGCTATTCTAGCAAACTACAATCAAATACCTGAATATAGAATTGTATTTCAAAAAGACTATCAGGAATTTGATGAGGAGCTTTTTCGAAATGGTTATGAAAGAAGTGGTCATGGAACTGTAAAAATGATAGATATAAAGCCACTTCAAAATGAGCTATTTACGTTTGCGAATTTCATTCAAAACGGTGTATTTATAGAAGAAGAAATTAAAGATTTTTGGATAGATGATTTTTCTTATCTCATGAATTATTCACAAGTAGAAGATAAAATTTTCAGAGATTCAATAAAAAGACTTATAGTACCTTGCAGTACCTTTACTCTTATAGAGGAAAATACACTTATAGGTCAAGCTTATGCTACATTTCAAGAAAACTATATGATAATAAATAGTATAGTTATAAATAAGAAGACTAGAAATCTTTCATATGGAAAGAGGCTTCTTATGAGCATGCTTAGCTATGCCTTAAAAAGAGGAGCAGAAATTGCAATAGCTGATGTTGATTATTTAGACACAGCAGGGAATAAGCTCTTTGATAAAGTTAAATTTGAGGATATTTATGGATATTGCTACAGGATTAAAAGAATAACTAAATAA
- a CDS encoding DUF445 domain-containing protein, translated as MQFVTIMFMVIIGAVIGWITNILAIKLLFRPLRPYKIPLLNYEIQGLLPKRKAEIASNIGKTVDEELLSIEDILNKMIEDEDKSNIVKAIKIRVNMIIDDKMPPIMPSTFKNMIKEYVDTVVEEEIASLINDLSEDLIHKATARINIKEMVEDRINAFEMEKIEDIILSIAKKELKHIERLGGILGGLIGLIQGIIVIMIR; from the coding sequence ATGCAATTTGTAACAATAATGTTCATGGTAATTATAGGTGCCGTTATAGGATGGATTACAAACATCCTAGCTATTAAGCTTTTATTTAGACCTTTAAGACCTTATAAAATACCTTTACTTAATTATGAAATTCAAGGACTTCTTCCTAAAAGGAAAGCTGAAATTGCGAGTAATATAGGCAAAACAGTGGATGAAGAATTGCTTTCTATAGAGGATATTTTAAATAAAATGATTGAAGATGAAGATAAGAGTAATATAGTTAAAGCAATAAAAATAAGAGTTAATATGATAATTGACGATAAGATGCCTCCTATTATGCCCTCTACTTTTAAAAATATGATTAAGGAATACGTGGATACTGTAGTGGAGGAAGAAATTGCTTCTCTTATAAATGATTTAAGTGAGGATTTGATTCATAAAGCAACAGCTAGAATCAATATCAAGGAAATGGTAGAAGACAGAATTAATGCTTTCGAAATGGAAAAAATAGAGGATATAATATTATCTATTGCAAAAAAAGAATTAAAGCATATAGAACGTTTGGGTGGAATACTTGGTGGTTTAATTGGACTGATTCAGGGTATAATTGTCATAATGATAAGATAG
- a CDS encoding ABC transporter permease: MDSVMTSLAILLSTTLMYSTPLIFTSLGGVFSENSGVVNIGLEGMMTIGAFVGATVAVFTGNPWMAFIGAGVAGGLFALLHAIASISFNANQVISGIAINFLAPGIAIFMSKMLFDGSTMTPSIPLDQKMPRYLNGLLPSGFLDTVFNTYATTYLAFIFVAIAWFVLYKTRFGLRIRAVGEHPRAADTLGINVHKVRYICVILSGVLAGFGGASMSLAIVSTFRPTLVSGQGFIALAAMIFGKWKPQGAMLASLLFGFANGLVVFLGSPAIGINISEHLLSMIPYLITLFVLIFFVGQANGPAANGEIYEKGER, encoded by the coding sequence ATGGATAGTGTAATGACAAGTTTAGCGATATTGCTTAGTACAACATTGATGTATTCCACTCCTTTAATATTTACCTCATTAGGTGGCGTATTTTCAGAAAACTCTGGGGTAGTTAATATAGGACTCGAGGGTATGATGACAATAGGAGCTTTTGTAGGAGCAACAGTAGCTGTATTTACAGGAAATCCGTGGATGGCCTTTATTGGAGCTGGAGTAGCTGGAGGTTTATTTGCCCTTCTTCATGCTATTGCATCTATAAGCTTTAATGCAAATCAAGTTATTTCTGGTATAGCAATTAACTTCTTAGCTCCAGGAATAGCAATATTTATGTCTAAAATGCTGTTTGATGGATCTACTATGACACCAAGTATTCCACTTGATCAAAAAATGCCAAGATATTTAAATGGATTACTTCCAAGTGGATTTTTAGATACTGTCTTCAATACCTATGCGACAACCTACTTAGCATTTATTTTTGTTGCTATTGCTTGGTTTGTTCTTTATAAAACTAGATTTGGATTAAGAATTCGTGCAGTTGGTGAACATCCTAGAGCGGCGGATACTTTAGGTATTAATGTTCATAAGGTGAGATATATCTGTGTAATCTTATCAGGAGTATTAGCCGGCTTTGGTGGAGCCTCTATGAGCTTGGCAATTGTATCGACATTCAGACCAACTCTTGTTTCAGGTCAAGGCTTTATTGCGCTTGCTGCCATGATATTTGGTAAATGGAAGCCTCAGGGTGCTATGCTAGCTTCTTTATTATTTGGATTTGCAAATGGATTAGTTGTATTTTTAGGAAGTCCAGCTATTGGTATAAACATATCTGAACACCTATTGTCGATGATTCCATATCTTATAACTTTATTTGTTTTAATTTTCTTTGTAGGTCAAGCTAATGGACCAGCAGCTAACGGAGAAATTTATGAAAAGGGCGAAAGATAG
- the thrS gene encoding threonine--tRNA ligase, with translation MIKIELKDGSLKEFESGIRAIDVANSISEGLARAIVGAKINGEVKDLKTPINDDAKLEFVKFEDKDGKEVFWHTSTHVMAQAIKRLYPEAKLAIGPAIENGFYYDIDLEHRLSPEDLEKIEAEMKKIVKEEFEVERYELPKDEAIDFMKKLGEDYKVELIEGLEEGSTISFYKQGEFTDLCAGPHLPNVKKVKAFKLLSVAGAYWRADQSNKMLQRVYGIAFEKKKDLDDYIQMMEEAKLRDHRKLGKELELFTLLDEGPGFPFFLPKGTVLKNKLLEYWREVHREDGYVEIETPIILNRQLWETSGHWFNYKENMYTVEIDEEDFAIKPMNCPGGMLVYQTKMRSYKDFPIRMGEIGRVHRHELSGALHGLMRVRAFTQDDAHIFMLPEQIKDEIKGVVSLIDKIYKTFGFSYHLELSTRPEKFLGEISMWDEAESNLKAALEELGLPYIINEGDGAFYGPKIDFHLRDCIGRTWQCGTIQLDYQLPERFELSYIGKDGEKHRPVMIHRVAFGSIERFIGILIEHYAGKFPLWIAPVQVKILPISDKFMDYAKQIEKAMYDAKIRVELDDRAEKIGYKIREAQLEKVPYMIIVGEKELNEGNISVRSRDLGDLGFKNTDDFLKELSEEIISRKTNQ, from the coding sequence ATGATAAAGATTGAATTAAAAGATGGTTCATTAAAAGAATTTGAAAGTGGCATCAGAGCCATAGATGTAGCAAATAGCATAAGTGAAGGCTTAGCAAGAGCTATAGTGGGAGCTAAAATCAACGGTGAAGTAAAGGACTTGAAAACTCCTATAAATGATGATGCTAAATTAGAATTTGTAAAGTTTGAAGATAAGGATGGAAAAGAAGTATTTTGGCATACTTCTACTCATGTTATGGCTCAAGCAATTAAAAGATTATATCCTGAAGCTAAGCTTGCTATTGGGCCAGCTATTGAAAATGGATTTTACTATGACATAGATTTAGAGCATAGATTATCTCCAGAGGATTTAGAAAAAATTGAAGCTGAAATGAAAAAAATAGTTAAAGAAGAATTTGAAGTTGAACGCTATGAGCTTCCTAAAGACGAAGCTATTGACTTCATGAAGAAGCTAGGTGAAGACTATAAGGTAGAGCTGATTGAGGGATTGGAAGAGGGAAGTACAATATCTTTTTATAAACAAGGAGAATTTACAGACCTTTGTGCAGGACCTCATCTTCCAAATGTAAAGAAAGTAAAAGCCTTTAAGCTTTTATCTGTAGCGGGGGCATATTGGAGAGCTGATCAAAGCAATAAAATGCTTCAAAGAGTTTACGGTATTGCTTTTGAGAAAAAGAAAGATTTGGATGATTATATCCAGATGATGGAGGAAGCAAAACTTCGTGACCATAGAAAGCTAGGTAAAGAGCTGGAGCTGTTTACACTTCTTGATGAGGGTCCAGGCTTTCCGTTCTTCTTGCCAAAAGGAACTGTTTTAAAGAATAAATTATTAGAATATTGGAGAGAAGTTCATAGAGAAGATGGCTATGTAGAAATAGAAACTCCTATAATCTTAAATAGACAATTATGGGAAACTTCTGGCCACTGGTTTAATTATAAGGAAAATATGTATACTGTAGAAATCGATGAAGAGGATTTTGCAATAAAACCTATGAACTGCCCTGGAGGGATGCTGGTTTATCAAACAAAAATGCGTTCTTACAAGGATTTCCCTATAAGAATGGGAGAAATAGGTAGAGTTCATAGACACGAATTATCAGGGGCTCTGCATGGACTTATGAGAGTAAGAGCCTTTACTCAAGACGATGCCCATATATTTATGCTACCTGAGCAGATTAAAGATGAAATAAAAGGGGTAGTAAGCTTAATAGACAAAATTTATAAGACATTTGGTTTTTCATATCATCTTGAGCTATCAACTAGACCTGAGAAATTTTTAGGCGAAATTTCTATGTGGGATGAAGCAGAATCAAATCTTAAAGCAGCTCTTGAGGAGCTAGGACTTCCTTATATCATAAACGAAGGAGATGGCGCTTTTTATGGCCCTAAGATTGATTTCCATCTTAGAGATTGTATAGGTAGAACTTGGCAGTGCGGAACTATTCAGCTAGACTATCAGTTACCTGAAAGATTTGAGCTTTCTTATATTGGTAAGGATGGAGAAAAGCATAGACCTGTAATGATTCATAGAGTTGCCTTTGGAAGCATAGAGAGATTTATAGGTATTTTAATTGAGCACTATGCAGGAAAATTCCCGCTTTGGATAGCTCCAGTTCAAGTAAAGATCCTTCCTATATCAGATAAGTTTATGGATTATGCTAAGCAGATAGAAAAGGCTATGTATGATGCTAAGATAAGAGTTGAGCTAGACGATAGAGCAGAAAAAATAGGCTACAAAATTAGAGAAGCTCAGCTTGAAAAAGTGCCTTACATGATAATTGTAGGAGAAAAAGAGCTTAATGAAGGAAATATTTCTGTTCGCTCAAGAGATTTAGGAGATTTAGGTTTTAAAAATACTGATGATTTCTTAAAAGAGCTGAGTGAAGAAATTATTTCAAGAAAAACTAACCAGTAA
- a CDS encoding ABC transporter permease, translating into MKKFRINEQLLYTLLSIILGFLVGAVILSIAGFNPIEAYSVMIQGVIGKPRFIAWTIVYATPLILTGLSVAFAFRTGLFNIGAEGQYIIGSMAAVLVGYFFDGPAIIHIPLAIIAGCLAGALWAAVAGLLKAKFGINEVISTIMLNWTALYLSNFVTTIDGFRLPNSEASYSIKETASIGISFLKPLVGTAKVNWGIVIAIIAAILVYYIIFKTTLGYELRAVGYNKHAAEYGGINVNKSIVISMAIAGGLAGLAGVTQVLGVSHKITILAAAEGYGFDGMAVSLIGANSPFGVLLAGLLFGGLKYGGSKLQTIGAPPEVVSIVIGSIIYFIAASSIVKILINKFKVKGGRKNG; encoded by the coding sequence ATGAAAAAGTTTAGAATAAATGAACAGCTTCTTTACACCCTGCTATCTATTATTCTAGGTTTTTTAGTAGGAGCAGTAATTCTTTCCATTGCTGGATTTAATCCAATAGAAGCTTATAGTGTTATGATACAAGGAGTAATAGGTAAGCCTAGATTTATAGCATGGACTATTGTATACGCAACTCCTCTGATACTTACTGGACTTTCAGTTGCATTTGCTTTTAGAACAGGATTATTTAATATAGGTGCAGAGGGTCAGTATATAATTGGATCAATGGCTGCTGTACTAGTAGGTTATTTCTTTGATGGACCAGCAATTATTCATATTCCACTTGCAATTATTGCTGGGTGTCTAGCAGGAGCACTTTGGGCTGCAGTTGCTGGACTTCTTAAAGCAAAATTTGGCATTAATGAAGTAATTTCAACTATTATGCTAAACTGGACAGCACTTTATTTATCAAATTTTGTCACTACTATCGATGGATTTAGACTTCCAAATAGCGAAGCATCTTATAGCATAAAAGAGACAGCATCTATTGGGATTTCATTTTTAAAGCCTCTAGTTGGGACAGCAAAAGTCAATTGGGGTATTGTTATAGCAATTATTGCTGCAATTTTAGTTTATTATATAATTTTTAAAACTACTTTAGGATATGAACTTAGAGCAGTTGGGTACAATAAGCATGCTGCTGAGTATGGCGGAATAAATGTAAACAAATCAATAGTTATATCAATGGCTATTGCAGGAGGATTAGCAGGTCTTGCTGGAGTAACTCAGGTTCTTGGAGTTTCACACAAGATTACAATATTAGCTGCAGCTGAGGGTTATGGATTTGATGGTATGGCTGTATCGCTTATCGGAGCAAATTCTCCATTTGGTGTATTACTGGCAGGACTTCTGTTTGGAGGTCTAAAGTATGGTGGTTCAAAGCTTCAAACCATAGGAGCACCTCCAGAAGTGGTTTCAATAGTTATAGGTTCTATTATTTATTTTATTGCTGCAAGCTCTATAGTTAAGATATTGATAAATAAGTTTAAAGTTAAAGGAGGTAGAAAAAATGGATAG
- a CDS encoding SpoIIE family protein phosphatase: MKNKLFFDIGYVKLNKYGEELCGDKMEILPREHGVISILSDGLGSGVKANILATLTSKIAITMLKQGATIEEVVNTIINTLPVCKVRGLAYSTFTIIYGINSGKVYIARFDNPPVFLKRDGAVTLIEGDDVQIADKNVKEAEFNIKDGDTIIAISDGILHAGIGRIMNLGWQEPELAAYISKLPDELSAMSIAKKIITTCNDLYGDLPQDDASCMVLKYQKPEKVTLFTGPPVEKNDDTKIVSELMYGKGKKIVCGGTAASIVSRILEKPVNIDMSNSNPDIPPIAYIKGIDLVTEGVLTLAKALEILEDYKSSISHIDDMFTNDKNTNAVYMLLKILLDEATHIRILFGRRVNPAHTEIGFPEDISSKHDIIKKLAEILKEFGKIVTIEYY, from the coding sequence ATGAAAAATAAATTATTTTTTGATATAGGGTATGTTAAATTAAATAAATATGGTGAAGAGCTTTGTGGAGATAAAATGGAGATACTTCCAAGAGAGCATGGGGTTATCTCTATTTTATCTGATGGTTTAGGTTCAGGAGTAAAGGCTAATATTTTAGCTACATTGACCTCTAAAATTGCAATTACAATGCTTAAGCAAGGAGCTACAATTGAAGAGGTTGTAAACACCATTATAAATACTCTACCAGTATGTAAGGTTAGAGGACTTGCATATTCGACATTTACAATTATATACGGCATTAATTCAGGCAAGGTTTATATTGCTAGATTTGATAATCCGCCTGTATTTTTAAAAAGGGATGGAGCTGTAACGTTAATCGAAGGCGATGATGTTCAAATTGCTGATAAAAATGTAAAAGAGGCTGAATTTAATATCAAGGATGGGGATACTATAATTGCAATTAGCGATGGTATTTTGCACGCAGGCATCGGAAGAATAATGAATCTAGGGTGGCAAGAGCCAGAATTAGCTGCATATATTTCAAAGCTACCAGACGAGCTTAGCGCTATGAGTATTGCAAAAAAAATAATTACAACCTGCAACGATCTTTATGGAGATTTGCCTCAAGATGATGCTAGCTGCATGGTACTAAAATATCAAAAACCAGAAAAAGTAACTTTATTTACTGGACCGCCAGTAGAAAAAAATGACGATACTAAAATTGTTTCCGAGCTTATGTATGGAAAAGGAAAAAAGATTGTATGTGGAGGCACAGCCGCATCTATTGTTTCGAGGATACTAGAAAAGCCTGTTAATATAGACATGAGCAACAGCAATCCCGATATACCTCCAATTGCATATATAAAAGGCATAGATTTAGTTACAGAAGGGGTATTGACATTAGCCAAAGCGCTCGAGATTCTCGAGGATTATAAAAGCTCAATTTCTCATATAGATGACATGTTTACAAATGATAAAAATACAAATGCTGTGTATATGCTACTTAAAATTTTACTAGATGAAGCTACTCATATTAGAATTTTATTTGGAAGAAGAGTAAATCCCGCGCATACAGAAATAGGATTTCCTGAGGACATAAGTTCAAAACATGATATAATAAAAAAGCTTGCAGAAATTCTAAAAGAATTTGGAAAAATTGTAACAATTGAATACTATTAA